The genomic window TACCTCAAGGGTTCGAGAAAAATGTAACGAACGCTAAGTCTACCGGAGCCGCATCCGGCGCTGTGATCGATGTCTTTTATGACCCATCCAAGATATCCTTATACGATCTTATCTTCATTATGCGACAGGCGATAGATGATTTCAGCATGGGGATGACCGGTACAAGGGAGATCATTGCATTAAATTCGCAGGATGTGGTAACATCAGGTATCAGTTACATCGAATTCCTTGTCCCGGGTATCATTGGCATGTGTATGATGTTTTCCGCCGTGAACCTTACTGCGGGTACTATGGTCCGGTATCAGGTTACCGGCATTTCACGAAAGCTTGAGACGACCCCGATGTCCACTATAGAATGGAACGCTTACCGGATCATAACGGGCACGATCATTGTGTTTTTATCCGTGGCAGTAACGCTATTTGCCGCATGGGCCATTTTCGGAGTAGTGCCGGGCATTAATGTCTTATCGATATTGATGCTTATCACGGGGTCGGTCATGTTCACGGGTCTCGGGATGACCGTAGCATTCCTCTCCGAAGATAACGAGTCGGCAAATGCGGCTGCGTTCGCGATCACAATACCTTTGATGCTGATCTCGGGGTCATTCTACCCGATAGACCAGCTTCCCTGTATGTTATTCTTTATTGCGGCTTTTTCCCCGCTGACATACATGAATGACGGGCTCAGGAGCGCGATGTTCAGCTATGATACCGGTGACGCCATAGCAAACTTGCTCATCTGCGTCGCGCTTTGTGTCATTATCTTTTGCGTCGGCGTGGCGATCCTGAGCGGAAAGGAGGGACAGTCATTATAGTGAAAAAGGCATGTCATCGCCTTCTTCCAGCATATTGTGGAGGAATGAGCATATGTCAAAGATCATAACCGAGATCAAGTATTGCATGATCCAGTTCTTTAGAAATAAGGGGGCTGTCTTCTTTGTTTTCGTCATGCCTGTCATTTTCCTGGTCCTGATCGGGTACCTTTTTGGCGGGCAGGCAGTTTCCCGGACATTATATTACAATGACTGTGATGTCTCCATGACTTCGGGCTCCATTATCAATGCATTGAACGCGACAGGAGCTTTCGAACTTTATGACGGTTCAGGTATGGACCTTGCGCAGTTACTTAAAGACGGTAAAATATCCGCATATATCGAGATACCATATGGCTTCGAAAAAAATATGGCTGCTGTGAAGTCATCAGAAAATTCAGACAATGTTATTATGAATCTATATTATGACGGGTCGAAGCAAACCTCTATGCCTGTAGTGTCGGTCGTGCGGCAGTCCATCGACCAGGCCAATATGGATATGGCAGGAACAAGTGAGCTCGCAGCCATAAGCGTACATGAGGCTGGCGGATCCTCGAATAGCTATATGGGGTTCCTTGTCACCGGGATAATCGGCATGTGCATAATGTCGGGGGCCATAAACCTGGCAGCAGGGACGATATCCGGATACAGGGCGACCGGTGTGTTCCGAAAGCTAGCTACAACGCCATTGTCGCGGATCGAGTGGAACATATCAAGGACCATTGCATGGTCCTTCATCATACTTCTCTCCGTGGCGATCTCCCTGCTAATAGCGCTGATCTTATACCGGGTACTTCCCGCGTTCAATATCCTGTCCATGTTGCTTATGATCTCAGGATCGATCATGTTCACGGAGCTCGGGATGATCATGGCATATGTTTTCAAGGAGGGGGGATCTGCGCAGACGATAGCCTTTACCATAACTCTGCCTTTGATGTTCATTTCCGGGTCACTTTTCCCGATAGGGAACTTACCGGGATTCCTTCAATTAGTGGCTGCAGTATCCCCTTTGACATACCTGAATAATGGCCTTAGAAGCTCTATGATAACGGGCAACTTCGGGGATGCTTTCACCGATCTGGTCATAGTCGGAGCGCTCGGTATAGTATTCTTCTGTATCGGGGTCGTGTTACTTAAATGGAAAGAGGACTGACCTTCCGGCTATACTTAGTATTATTTCCGCAAGCCAGCGAGCATAAATGCCGGAAACACTTATCAACACCTTTGAATAAATTGCGTATGGCCAATGAGGCAATGACATTATATCCGGGAAAGTGTGCTCATGTTATCAAAGAAAGCCGGTAAGATACCTCCCTTCCACGTCATGGAAGTGCTGGAAAGAGCCCAGGAGCTTGAGCGCTCGGGCAGGTCTATAATCCATCTGGAGGTCGGCGAGCCTGACTTCCCTACGCCTCCACACATAGTCGAGGCCGCGAACAAGGCTCTTCAGGCAGGCGAAACAAAGTATACTCACAGCCTGGGATTACTGCAGTTGCGGGAAGCGGTAGCAGAGTCATATAAACGGAAATTTGATGTCGATTTTTGCGCCGATCAGGTCATCGTCACATCGGGAACAAGCCCGGCCATGCTGCTGCTATTCATGGGTCTTCTGGAGCGGGGAGACGAAGTCATAATGTCGAATCCCCATTATGCGTGCTATCCTAACTTTGTGGAGTATGTCGATGGTAAGCCCGTATTCGTATATACCCGGGAGGAGAATGGTTTCAGCTTAGGGCCTGAGTCTGTCGCGGACGCGATCACTTCCAGAACAAAAGCTATATTGATCAACTCTCCGTGCAATCCTACCGGACATGTGATGAGCTCTAAGGATTATCGCGGCATTTGTGAGGTCGCCGGGGATGTCCCTGTTATTTCCGATGAGATATACCAGGGCCTTGTGTATAAGGGGAAAGATCACTCAGTCCTGGAATATACGGATAACGCGTTCGTATTGAACGGCTTTTCCAAGCTGTATGCTATGACGGGATGGAGGCTGGGATACCTGATAGCGCCGAAAGACTGTATCAGGCCTCTGCAAAAGCTCCAGCAAAACTTCTTTATCAGCGCCAATAATTTTGTGCAGCATGCAGGGGTAGCAGCCCTTCTCGGGCCTCAGGATCACATCAAGGAAATGGTCGCCGAGTATGACCGCCGCAGGAAATATATTTTAAAGCGGCTCAACGGCATGGGCTTAATCGTAAAAAGCGAACCTTCAGGGGCTTATTACGTCCTCGCTAACGCAAAAGAGTTTAGCTCGAACTCACTTGAGCTTAGCAGGAACATTCTCGAGGAAGCGGGAGTGGCAGTGACACCGGGAATAGATTTCGGGAAAGGGGCTGAAGGATATCTGCGTTTCTCATATTCGAATAGTTTCGAAAATATCAAAGAAGGCATGGATAGGGTGGAGAAATATCTTCAATGTCATAGTTAACACTCTCTTTTTGGCAGTCTAACTATATCCCATTTAAAATAGCCTGTCTTTAGCAAATCATGTATTTTAGTTATAACCCGGACATTTCCGGATGTGCCGGCTATACAGCTTATATTTATATCATGATCACACAAGAGCCATAGATATGATAAATGCAGGTGATCGAAATAGCTAATGATCGTATCTACGACAGGATCGAGGATCTAAAGGCGGAACTTAGCGAACTTATTGATTACCCGGAAGAGCGGTTTATCGAGATAATCAAGGACGTAGGGTTCGAGTGTGACCTTTGCGGCAAATGCTGTACAAGAGAGTTTAACGACCATGCCTTTCTGCTCGATGCTGATGTAGACCGGATAAAAATGATCGATCCGGATGCACTGGTGCCTGCACCATACTATGAATATTGCGACCAGCACGGAAGGTTCTACGTGTCCGGATATGCGCTTCGCTTTAAGGCTGACGGCTCTTGCTATTTCCTGGAAAACGGAAGATGCAGGATCTATGATGAGCGGCCTGCTATCTGCCGTATCTACCCTTACATGCTACACAGGGAGGAAGGCGAGGACGGCAAGGTAGACTGGCGCCAGATAAGCGGCCTTAACGAGCATGGGTTCTATAATGCGGATATCGAAGACGAAGTCTGCCGGAAAATGGCCGTCGAGACAAAAGAGTACGAGGCGGCATTCCTGAATCAGGAGATACGGTTCAGCGAGCTGATACAGGAACATTTCGAGAAAAACGGCCTGAAACATGTTAAAGGAGTATATGACCGCCGTATCAGGCAATTTAAAGGCGGCGCTGAGATCGAGGTTTTCGTGTTCCATAATGGCGCTCTTGAAAAGAACACGGTCACAAAGACGGATCATTAGATCATTCAATTCGTGCTCCAATATCATTCTCTTTTTTATCTGGATAAAGGCAATGTAAATTGAGATTATACACGTCAAGCTTTAAATTTTCATTTTCCGACCTATTTTTACCCGTTATGAACGATAAAAAGCATGACGTAGAGGAAAAGGTCGAGCGCGAGGCGGAGCCTATAGAAGTCAGTGAAGTAGGTGGCGATGTCGAGCTTATAGAAAAGCTCCTTAAATCCGAGCCCAGGACGGATAAGCTTGACGCTCAGCTTATATCTCTTACCATAATGTCCGGCATAGTCGCCTTGATAGGGCTGTTCCTGAACAACGCGGCCATCGTTATAGGCGCCATGGTCATATCGCCTTTACTCGCCCCGGTATACGCCCTGAGTATCTATGCGGTCATGGGCAGGTATCGGGAAGCGCTTGAAAACCTCCGGGTGCTGATCATACTTATCATCCTCATAATGGTCTTTTCGGCTATCATGACCTTTGTATTTTCATTTTTCTGGTCGCTGCAGATCACTCCCGAGATACTATCAAGGACGAAAGGGCATGAAATATTGATCATGATGGCAGTGATCCTCGGCATGGCTGTCGTCATCGCCCATACGAGGGGGTTTCCGGATACGATTATAGGCATCGGCATTGCTATCGCGCTCATACCTCCCGCGGTAGTCACCGGCCTGAGCTTTGTGATATACAGAGAAGGGTTCTTACCTGCCCTGATACTCACCATAAATAACATACTCGGGCTCATCATCGGCAGTTTCCTGGCGTTGATATCCCTGGGAGTAGGGCCGAAGTGGTATTTTAAAAAAGAGGAATCAAAAAAGATATTGATAAGGATCCTTGTACTGCTGGTCGTAATACTGGTCATTCTGACGATCCTGATGAACCTCCTGTGATGATGTTATTGTTCCTTTTTCTGTAAGCGGGGGCAACTGTATTATATGGGGGAAGTCTATTTTTTTGCATTTTAGCGACCGACCGGTCGGTAGTTTTATATACTTAGAGGATATCATTACTCTTTGTGAGCGACCGACCGGTCGGTAGTAAGATGCGATGAATAAATTATCACTCCGACAATGGCCGGTCCTATATAGTCTATACTGGATATGGTCAAGATGGCTGACAAAAAACAACAGATAACCGAAGTAAAGATCAAGGCGGCATCCGTGGCGTCCACGAAGGACAGGATACTCGATGCAGCGCTGGAACTTTTCGCCAGGAAAGGCTTTGACGCCGTTTCCATGCGTGAGATAGCGGAGGAAGTGGGAATTCAAAAAAGCTCACTATACAGCCATTTCAAGAGCAAGGACGAGATACTGGACGGTATTATGGAATTTCCAGCGACGGAGTTGACGTTGGTGGGTCCCAAGGAAGAACTTGATACGCTTATTGATAATCTGGGGCTTGAAGGCTTCATGATGATGTCAAACGGCGTGTTCCGGGACTGGATGAAGAGCCAGAAGATGGAAAAAGTATGGAGGGTGCTATGTATCGAGATGTACCACAATGAGAAGATACAGGCGTTCTTTTCAAATTTTATCGATGGTGCGATCTCTTTCTGGACTCTGGTATTCAGCAAAATGGCCGCGAAAGGTATGATAAAGCCATTGGACCCGGCAGTCCTGGCAAACGAATACTTCGGCCAATACATTTACCTGTTCATCGAGTACTTCCTGATAAAATATGATAATACACCCGGCTCGTTTAAAAGAATGGCTGAAAAGTCCATCGAAGGCCATATGATATTCTTTGTCGAGGCATTAAAAAAGTAGAGGGGAAAACATGGATAATAACGGTAACGGTAACTACATTGATCTGATCAACGATCTTATAAAAGGCATATTTAACGATGCTATAAGGGCGTCTTTTAAAGACCCCGGCATGGCGGCATTCTTCCTTAAGACAATGTTGTGGCAGAAGAAGGCGGCATCTGTAAGGCAGGAGAACGAGGAGAGCGGGATGCATGTACCGCCAGTAATGATTTTAAGCGTGACCGACCGGTGCAACCTTCACTGCGCGGGATGCTACGCACAGAACCTGCCCAGGGCGAAAGAGCCCGAGATGAGCGAGGAAAAGCTCAGGAGCATGCTTAAGGAGGCAAAAGAGATGGGGATATCCATAGTCGTTCTGGCAGGCGGCGAGCCGCTGGTCCGCCCCGAGATATTCAACGTGACGAAGGATTTCCCGGACATCATCTTCACGATGTTCACGAACGGCACGCTGATCGACGATAAAGTCCTTCTGCAGTTCAAGTCGCAAAAGAATGTGATCCCTGTCCTCAGTATCGAAGGCTACGAGGAGACCACTGATCTCAGGAGGGGCAAAGGCGTATACGAGCACCTTCAGAGAATGATGGCGAAGCTGAACGAAAAAGGCATATTTTTCGGAGTATCCATGACCGTCACCCGGTCGAACTACGTCACTGTCGCAGGAGAAGAGTTCATCCATAAGCTAAGGGGCCAGGGGTGCAAGGCTTTCTTCTTCATCGAGTATAGCCCAGTAAGGCCGGAGACTGAGCACTGGGTATTGACCGAAGAGCAGAGAGCAGGATTGTTAAAGGCTATGGCGTCTTATCGTGAGAGGCTGCCCGGCGTCTATGTCGCGTTCCCCGGAGACGAGAAGGCTTTCGGAGGATGCCTGTCTGCCGGAAGAGGCTTTATACACGTGAGCGCGTCAGGTAACCTTGAGCCATGCCCGTTCGCTCCGTTCTCCAATACCAGCGTGAAGAACATGTCACTCAAAGAGGCTTTACAGTCCGACTTTCTCAGGACGATACGCGAGAACCATGAAGAGCTTATGGAATCCGATGGCGGCTGCGCCATATGGAAGAAGCGCGAATGGGTAAGCTCGCTGCTGGAGCAGGCATAGGTCCGGAGTAACAGGTCGCTGATCATATGGGTATCATTGAGGGTGCAAAATCAAGATATGTGGCATACAGGTTAAACCGTATAAAAAACATGGAGCTATCGTTAAATAAGGGCAAAGGCCGTATCCCGGCCGCAGCCACTTCACCCGACAGGCTTCTGCCGAACAGGCTTGAGATAACGCTGAAGACTCTTCCGAAGCAGCTTTCCATCGCGAAGGGGATGGAGCTTGCGTCTCTGTCTATACACAAAAATCCGGATACTCCGAAAGAGGAAGCTGACGAGAGCTTTTTAAGCGGGTTTGAGGAATACGCCCATATGCTGGGCATAGCAAAGATAGGCTATACAGAAGTGCCGCCGGAATATATCTTCAAGGACCGCTCGATCGCGTATACGCATGCAATAGTCCTTATTTATGAGATGGACAAAAGGGCGATAGACAGCGCTCCAGGCCCCGAGACACAGGCGATGGGCATAACTACCTATGATGAACTCGGGCAGAAGACCAACGAGCTTACAGATTATCTCAGAAAGAACGGGTTCGCGGCAGAGGCAGGGCATCCTGCAGGAGGTCCAGTAATGCATCCGAGGCTGGCTCATAAGGCCGGGCTGGGACATCACGGACGGAACGGCCTCCTCATAACCCCCGAATTTGGTCCGAGGCAGAGGATCTCGGCGATATTTACAAGCATAAAGAACCTGCCTGTTACAGATAATGACATGCATTCCTGGGTTCCCGGGTTCTGTGCGTCATGCGGTAACTGCATCAGGGTATGCGCGGGCAATGCGCTCTATTGCTCGCCTGTTACGCATGCGGACGGCAGGCTCACTTTCATGGACAGCGTTAAATGTACGGGCTGCACGCTCTGTATGAAGGAGTGCTCTTTCAATAAAGGGAAATACGAGGGTATTAAGAAGGCTTATATGAAGAAGGCTGAAAGGAAGATCGCGCCAACAATAATGAGCCAAAGGTAGATGAAGAGGTATGGCGGATGGCAGGTATGCCACGATCGTCATACTGGCCGGGCTGGCATGACGGCGGCAGAACTGATGCCCGGAACAAACGGGTCGTGTCTAAAACGGGGCTTGTTGGCAGCATTAAGAATGTTCTCTACCTTTGTCAGAAATCTGGCCATTTATTTTTATTAATACATTTTAATAAAATTTAAATACCTGTCCTCTTTTCAATTATCTAGGTGGATCGAATGGGGAAAGTGTCCAGAGAAATAGTTGAAAATGCAGGCATAGACGTAAATAAGCTTTTGGATATGCTCGTCAGGGCGGCTGCGGCGGAACTCACGACATATTATTACTATACCATATTAAGAGCCCACACTACCGGGATGGACGGAGAATCGATAAAGGAGATAGTAGAGGACGCCAGGCTTGAGGACAGGCTTCACTTTGAAACGCTATGTCCCAGGATCTATGAACTTGGCGGAGATATTCCGCGAGATATCAAGGAATTTGCCGGTATGGCCGCATGCAAAGATGCCTACTTGCCCGAAGATAAAAGCATTAAGAGCATACTTAATGTTCTGCTTGAGGCGGAAAGATGCGCAATACGGATATATCAGGGGATCTGTAGCTACACTCACGGAAAGGACTTCAGGACATATGACATATCGCTGGCTATCCTGCATGAGGAGATAGAGCACGAAGCATGGTTCGAGGAATTACTGACCGGTAAACCTTCCGGGCACTTTAGACGGCGCGCGCCGGGAGAAGGGCCTTACACACAAAAATTCAGGCACATTTAGCTCTTTTAAGGCTCTTCAATATTTTTTAACTAAAAGCCACATCCAGGAGCATCATCACGGCAAAGCCGATCATGAAGCCTATAGTAGGTATCTTTGAATCTGACATTTTTTTAGACTCGGGAATGATCTCTTCCACTACTATGTATACCATCGCACCCGCTGCAAATCCCAGCACGTAAGGCAATAAAGATAACGAGATAAATATGGTCGCGGCCCCTACCAGGCCTGCCAGCACCTCTACGAAACCTGTGATCTGACCGTACCAGAAACTTCTCAAACGGGACATACCTTCCCCGTACAGCGGCATAGACACGGCTATCCCCTCGGGAAGGTCCTGTATGCCGATGCCGATGGTCAAAAGGATAGCGCCTGCCAGCGAGGCCGGGTGTATTCCGGCCGCAGCCGACGCGAACGCGACCCCGATGGCGAGGCCTTCAGGTATATTATGTAACGTGATGCCTATGAAAAGCATGTTTATGCTATGTTTTGCATCCCCATTTTTCAGGGACTTGAAAGGGTAGCCGTTCTCAAACCTGATGAGCGCTTTATCGATACCCCATAAAAAAACGGCTCCTGTCGAAAACCCTATCAAAACAGGCATCCAGACAGGCACATCATTGATCCGTGACACCTCGATCGCGGGCAGTAATAACGACCAGAAGCTTGCTGCCAGCATGACACCGCCGGCGAAGCCAAGCAGGCCGCCGAGCATCTTCCTGTCTATCTTTTTTGGCAAAAATACTGTAGCGGCTCCTGCAGCGGTCATGATCCACAGGTATGTCGTCCCGATCAACGTTTGTGTAATGGGGCTGCATGTTTCCATGAACTTCAGGATGTCTAACATACGTCGCATTATAAATTAAAATATAAAAATATAAATTAAATTCGAGTTTAATCAAAAACCATGCATAATGTTCTTTAACCTTATAGTAGAACTTATCAGCGGTCATATCTATGGATGAAAGGATGAAGAAACGGCTCGTGGCGGTCATAGGCATAATCATCGCTTTTTGGGGCCTCACTGCCCTTATCGGCGGGATACTTTACAGGAACGGCACACTACAGTTCATCGGGTTTATATCGATATTAATAGCCTATGGATTTACTTATCTATTAAAAAAGATGAAAAAACAGGAAGGGAGCCAATAACCTAAAAGTCAAAGAGCGTCCTCTGCTTTTTTGGCCTGTCTTCCTCTAATGCTTCTTCCTTTTTCTCTTCAGCATTGGCAAGGATCTCTGTTTCCTGCGGTGCCGGGTCTATGGTCACTTCTTCAGTCATTGCGGCATCTTCATCCAGCTCGCCGCCGTCCCTTGACCTAGCCTTCGCGGGCTTCTTTCTTCCGGCCTTCTTTTTCTCCTTTTCCTCTGGCTCAGCCTCTTCCGGCTCTACCTCAAGTTTCTTTTCAGGCCTGGAGAAATGCCCGAACACGTCTATCTCGTGCTCTATCTCTTCCTCGATCATCTCGCGGGACTTCCTGTATATCTCGCTTACCTTCTTGGCCGCCTTTTTCGCGTCCAGAAGGTACGCTATCTCGTCCTCGTCCAGCTTAAGCTGCGCGGATAGCCTCACTGCATAATCATTCTTATCGAAAATGAACTTAAGGAACGGTATGTACGTCGATCTTGCCTCAGCCTTCGACGTATGGCATTGCGAACCTATCTTTTTGGCAAGCGAGTCCCTGACAGTTCGGGCTGATTTAGCCCTCCCCAGCTTCTGCCAGTAAGTAGGCGGGCTGTATTTAACGAAACCGCCATACTTGCGCTTACGCGCGTTGTTCACCCCGCACGTCATCATGAAACTGGCATAGCGCCACATGCCGTAGTCCTGGCGCTTCATGACGCGGCCCAGGTACATGTCGGCCTTCGAGATCGCGTCATATCCTGCTTCCAGATCGTCGTCCTCATAGCTGCGCGGCAGGTTCTCGTCAACCCACCCTATGACGTCGTCCGGCCTCTCGTCAAGCTTCCTCATCGCATCAAGCGACTTCGTCATATCGTGCCCGCGGAATATCATGCCCATGACCTTGAACACGGTCTCAGGCACGTCCCTGTCCGCCGTGGACACGTCCTCGACGGTCACTCTTTTGCTGCCCATGGCCGCCGCCTGAAGGTCGTTGATGGCTGAGCGAAGGTCTTTAGTCCTTTCAGCTATCTTCATCAGGGCTTCCGGATCGCAGGATATTTCCTGGTCCGCACATATTTTTTTCAGCACCTTTACGATAGAAGTGGTCAGTATCGACCTGAACGGGATCATAAGGGCGGCTTCTCTCAGCGGTTTTGACATCTCATAAGGGTCGTTCGCGATCATTATGATGGGCTGGTTCGCATTCTTGATGACGTTCAATATCGCCGCCTCTCCGCCTCTATCCGAGGTACCGTGAATGTTATCCGCCTCGTCCAGGATTATAAGCTTCCTGCCGCCCGCGCCCTCGAAAGTGCCCGCCTTCGACGCCGCGCCCGCTATTTTATTTATCGCGTCCTTAGTCCTGGTATCGGAAGCGTTCAGCTCTATATAGTCCCATCCAAGGTCATTTGCAAGGGCTATGGCTGCCGATGTCTTCCCTATGCCCGGCCCGCCGTGCAGGATAACGGCCTTCTTTCCGGTACTGAATGTCTCGGCCCACTGGCGTAAAGCCTTGACTGCGGCATCATTTCCTACGACGTCCTTAAGGGATGTCGGCCTATACTTCTCAGCCCAATCCAGATAGTCCCCGCTCATCGAACCCTATTTCTACCCATAAGTAGATTAATATTTGGATGGTATATTACGCATATGAATCTTGAGAGACTCGCGGAGTCTTTACGGGAATACCTGGGCGCGACCCGTAAGCACTCCATTAAAAACATCGTCAGTGTTTTTGACGAGAAGGGCTCCAACCCGTCGTTCGGGGAGGACGCGGCCATCATTGACCGCGGGGAGGAAGCCCTGTTACTCGCCGCGGACGGTATTTGGGACAAGCTCATGAGAGCCGATCCGGAGTGGTCAGGATACTGTTCCATACTAGTTAACGTTCATGACATTGCCGCCATGGGAGGGCGCCCGCTGGGCATGGTGGACGTGTTTTCATCTAATTCACAGGAAATTAGCGAGAAAGTGCTTAGAGGCATGAAAACAGGCGTGGAAAAGTTCGGAGTGCCCGTAGTGGGCGGCCATGTACATCCCGACACCCCTTATGCGGCTCTGGATGTCGCCATTTTAGGCGTGGTGAGGAAAGACAGTATCATTTATAGCAGCACAGCGCGCCCGGGTGACGATGTCGTGCTCGCGATAGACATGGACGGCCGTGTCCATCCGTCGTGCGACCTTAACTGGGACACCACCTACCTGAAAGAGCCCGCGATCGTGAGGGACCAGCTTAGCGCGATGGTCGAACTGGGCGAGAGCAAGCTTTTGACCGCAGGCAAGGATGTGAGCAACCCCGGCATCATAGGCACGCTCGGGATGCTTCTGGAGGTGTCGGGCGTAGGCGCCGACGTGGATATTAACCTCATTCCGAAGCCGCCAGAGCTCGACCACATGCACTGGCTCAGGATGTATCCGGGAATGGGATTCATCGTGACCTGTACGCCGGAAAACACGGAGAAGGTCATCGAGGTGTTCGCTAACCACAAACTTAATGCATGTAAGATAGGAAAGATAGTGTCCACCCGGAAGCTGGACATCATGAACAGCGAGGGTGAGCGGGCCACGGTATTCGATTTCACCATGCACGACATCACCGGGCTCAGACCAGTAAAAAGCAGGTGTAATGTATAAATGTCTAAAAAAGTAGCAATTATCAAAGGTGACGGCGTAGGGCCGGAATTGGCAGAGTCGGCGATGAAGGTCGTGAAAGCATCGGGCGCGAGCATTGAGTTCCTTCCCTGTGAAGGCGGTGCCGAATGGTGGGAGAAGAACGGCGGCAGCACCTTGATACCGGAAGCTTCATGGAAGCTGATGGATGAGTCCGACGCCGTGTTCAAGGGCCCGACCACGACGCCCGGAGGAGCAGGATCTCCCAGAAGCGTCGCCGTGTCCATAAGGCAGAGGTATGATCTTTACGCTAACGTCAGGCCTATAAAGACATATGCAGGCACTCCGGCGCCGCTGGGCGCAGTCGATTTCGTCTGCGTAAGGGAAGGCACTGAAGGGCTGTACTTCGGAGAAGAAGTAAAGCTCACTGACGATGTCTACATCGCGATCAGGAAGATAACCCGCCCCGCATGCAAGCGCATAGCGAAGTACGCGTTCGAGGAAGCGACCAGGAGAGGATGGAAGTCCGTTGTCGCCATCCATAAGAGCAACATTTTAAAGAAGACCTGCGGCACTTTCCTGGAGGAATGCGAGTCCGTCAGCAAGGATTACCCTAACGTCGAGCTTGAGGAGTATCACATTGACAACATCGCACAGCAGCTTGTCAAGAACCCGACCATATTCAACAATAAGGTCCTGATGTCGACCAACCTGTTCATGGACGTCATCAGCGAGGAATGCTCTGCCCTGGTAGGCAGCATCGGCCTCATATACTCGGCAAACATAGGCGACGACTACGCTATGTTCGAGCCTGCTCACGGAAGCGCGCCAAAGTATAAGGGAATGGATAAGGTCAACCCGGTAGCCACAGTACTTGCGGCAGCATGGATGCTTGACTACCTTGGAGACAAGAAGCGCTCGCAGGCAATATTCTCGGCGACCGAGAAGGTCATCGCGGAAGGCAAGAAGGTCACCTACGACATGGGCGGCGCCGCGAAGTCCAGCGAAATGGTCGAAGAGATCATAAAGAACCTATAAGAAGGAAAGCTCTAAGCTTTCCATACTCTTTTTATACTGCAGTGCACTAGTGTGATGCATTTTCATCTCAAAGACTCAAAGATGAGTGAAAGGTCTCAAAGATTTTTTTATGCATGAAGATGAAAAAGATAGCGTAAGTTAACC from Methanooceanicella nereidis includes these protein-coding regions:
- a CDS encoding pyridoxal phosphate-dependent aminotransferase, producing MLSKKAGKIPPFHVMEVLERAQELERSGRSIIHLEVGEPDFPTPPHIVEAANKALQAGETKYTHSLGLLQLREAVAESYKRKFDVDFCADQVIVTSGTSPAMLLLFMGLLERGDEVIMSNPHYACYPNFVEYVDGKPVFVYTREENGFSLGPESVADAITSRTKAILINSPCNPTGHVMSSKDYRGICEVAGDVPVISDEIYQGLVYKGKDHSVLEYTDNAFVLNGFSKLYAMTGWRLGYLIAPKDCIRPLQKLQQNFFISANNFVQHAGVAALLGPQDHIKEMVAEYDRRRKYILKRLNGMGLIVKSEPSGAYYVLANAKEFSSNSLELSRNILEEAGVAVTPGIDFGKGAEGYLRFSYSNSFENIKEGMDRVEKYLQCHS
- a CDS encoding ABC transporter permease produces the protein MSRIANEIKYSLIQFFRSRQSIFLAFILPIILLIVLGYLLGGQSDSITLYYADRDVSQASKAFIGTLEGTGSFIMEDGSGKDLAQLLNDGELSVYIEIPQGFEKNVTNAKSTGAASGAVIDVFYDPSKISLYDLIFIMRQAIDDFSMGMTGTREIIALNSQDVVTSGISYIEFLVPGIIGMCMMFSAVNLTAGTMVRYQVTGISRKLETTPMSTIEWNAYRIITGTIIVFLSVAVTLFAAWAIFGVVPGINVLSILMLITGSVMFTGLGMTVAFLSEDNESANAAAFAITIPLMLISGSFYPIDQLPCMLFFIAAFSPLTYMNDGLRSAMFSYDTGDAIANLLICVALCVIIFCVGVAILSGKEGQSL
- a CDS encoding ABC transporter permease, translating into MSKIITEIKYCMIQFFRNKGAVFFVFVMPVIFLVLIGYLFGGQAVSRTLYYNDCDVSMTSGSIINALNATGAFELYDGSGMDLAQLLKDGKISAYIEIPYGFEKNMAAVKSSENSDNVIMNLYYDGSKQTSMPVVSVVRQSIDQANMDMAGTSELAAISVHEAGGSSNSYMGFLVTGIIGMCIMSGAINLAAGTISGYRATGVFRKLATTPLSRIEWNISRTIAWSFIILLSVAISLLIALILYRVLPAFNILSMLLMISGSIMFTELGMIMAYVFKEGGSAQTIAFTITLPLMFISGSLFPIGNLPGFLQLVAAVSPLTYLNNGLRSSMITGNFGDAFTDLVIVGALGIVFFCIGVVLLKWKED
- a CDS encoding TetR/AcrR family transcriptional regulator, with amino-acid sequence MADKKQQITEVKIKAASVASTKDRILDAALELFARKGFDAVSMREIAEEVGIQKSSLYSHFKSKDEILDGIMEFPATELTLVGPKEELDTLIDNLGLEGFMMMSNGVFRDWMKSQKMEKVWRVLCIEMYHNEKIQAFFSNFIDGAISFWTLVFSKMAAKGMIKPLDPAVLANEYFGQYIYLFIEYFLIKYDNTPGSFKRMAEKSIEGHMIFFVEALKK
- a CDS encoding YkgJ family cysteine cluster protein; this translates as MQVIEIANDRIYDRIEDLKAELSELIDYPEERFIEIIKDVGFECDLCGKCCTREFNDHAFLLDADVDRIKMIDPDALVPAPYYEYCDQHGRFYVSGYALRFKADGSCYFLENGRCRIYDERPAICRIYPYMLHREEGEDGKVDWRQISGLNEHGFYNADIEDEVCRKMAVETKEYEAAFLNQEIRFSELIQEHFEKNGLKHVKGVYDRRIRQFKGGAEIEVFVFHNGALEKNTVTKTDH
- a CDS encoding TIGR00341 family protein; translation: MNDKKHDVEEKVEREAEPIEVSEVGGDVELIEKLLKSEPRTDKLDAQLISLTIMSGIVALIGLFLNNAAIVIGAMVISPLLAPVYALSIYAVMGRYREALENLRVLIILIILIMVFSAIMTFVFSFFWSLQITPEILSRTKGHEILIMMAVILGMAVVIAHTRGFPDTIIGIGIAIALIPPAVVTGLSFVIYREGFLPALILTINNILGLIIGSFLALISLGVGPKWYFKKEESKKILIRILVLLVVILVILTILMNLL